A window of Paenibacillus sp. 19GGS1-52 contains these coding sequences:
- a CDS encoding DUF6855 family protein — MPITEGTKEYPWKLTTPPQTSDYQMYKEEKDGIAILVCTVGKTVLHYDYRCVDDLAAMLKKHDDWIELGSADEQKPVKEGTIEAWGRSPENPIGGWYGLKKGLRGRFGMYVPPLLEILGLAEVEHNPRNNRMRAK, encoded by the coding sequence ATGCCGATAACGGAAGGAACCAAAGAGTATCCTTGGAAATTAACAACCCCTCCTCAAACATCAGATTATCAAATGTATAAGGAAGAAAAAGATGGAATAGCAATTTTGGTATGCACCGTAGGCAAAACTGTTCTGCATTATGATTATCGTTGTGTGGATGACTTAGCTGCTATGCTCAAAAAGCATGATGACTGGATAGAACTTGGAAGTGCGGATGAGCAGAAACCTGTAAAAGAAGGAACGATTGAAGCTTGGGGGCGTTCACCTGAAAATCCAATCGGTGGTTGGTACGGTTTGAAAAAAGGTTTGCGTGGCAGATTTGGCATGTATGTACCTCCTTTGTTGGAGATCTTAGGGCTTGCAGAAGTTGAACATAACCCAAGGAATAATCGGATGAGAGCAAAATAA
- a CDS encoding helix-turn-helix transcriptional regulator, producing the protein MNNIEFIGESIRILRTGKGQSQEQLALNAGVNTSYIGQIERGEKNPTIKTLEKIAVALEVTLLDLLLYSNPRKGVSNQSIQILTPARIKQCLLEVLLEHTDLVTMNVLKSYRHFEE; encoded by the coding sequence TTGAACAACATTGAATTTATCGGAGAAAGCATCCGAATTCTGCGAACTGGTAAAGGACAGAGCCAGGAACAACTGGCACTGAATGCAGGAGTAAATACCTCTTACATCGGCCAGATTGAACGTGGAGAGAAGAATCCAACGATAAAAACTTTGGAGAAAATAGCTGTAGCTCTCGAAGTAACCTTACTTGATTTACTTTTATACTCAAATCCGAGGAAAGGAGTAAGTAACCAATCCATACAAATTCTTACCCCCGCCAGAATCAAGCAATGCCTGCTGGAAGTTCTACTTGAGCACACAGATTTGGTGACAATGAACGTTCTGAAGTCATATCGACACTTCGAAGAATGA
- a CDS encoding stalk domain-containing protein — protein MRKWVIAITAAAIIMANGNAASAESVITPKKVILKVNNTGMFVDEATTSTLLDPQLYATPEIRNNRVMIPIASVIKEFGGSSSWSAKDKKVSLTLGNNNVVLYLNKTNAYVNGVSKTLDSTPITSSEGRTLVPLRFVSDNLGITLIWDSKNQIIALYRGEFDAYPNDYSNYFISMSDSNSNNNSTPDTTPNSKPIDQNGVQISVGDRISNGFFYGEVRKVDGGRILVYWDSKNDLYISDEDTDYWAMLSGVKYLSSSWVNASTLTVES, from the coding sequence ATGCGAAAATGGGTCATTGCTATAACCGCCGCTGCTATAATTATGGCTAATGGAAACGCTGCTTCAGCAGAATCAGTCATAACTCCAAAGAAGGTTATTTTAAAAGTCAATAACACCGGAATGTTTGTAGATGAAGCCACCACCTCTACACTTCTTGATCCACAATTGTACGCAACTCCTGAAATCAGAAATAACCGAGTTATGATTCCTATCGCTAGTGTCATTAAAGAATTTGGTGGATCGTCAAGCTGGTCGGCAAAAGACAAAAAAGTCTCGCTGACATTAGGTAATAACAATGTTGTTCTTTACTTAAATAAAACCAATGCCTATGTGAACGGAGTTTCGAAGACCTTGGACTCTACTCCAATTACTTCAAGTGAGGGACGCACACTTGTTCCTTTGCGTTTTGTAAGTGACAACCTCGGAATCACACTTATTTGGGACAGCAAGAACCAGATCATTGCTTTATATCGTGGCGAATTTGACGCTTACCCAAATGATTACAGTAATTATTTCATTTCTATGTCTGATTCTAATAGCAACAACAACAGTACGCCTGACACTACTCCTAACAGTAAACCAATTGATCAGAATGGAGTCCAGATTAGCGTAGGTGACCGTATATCAAATGGTTTCTTCTACGGTGAGGTTCGGAAAGTGGATGGAGGGAGAATTCTTGTTTATTGGGACAGCAAGAACGATCTTTATATTAGTGATGAAGACACTGACTATTGGGCAATGCTCTCTGGAGTCAAATATCTATCGAGTAGTTGGGTAAATGCCAGTACATTGACTGTAGAATCTTAA
- a CDS encoding ImmA/IrrE family metallo-endopeptidase codes for MKSYYQMTVLENWTEDLYKRLSIHKPSQISIEYISERLNVWVHFLDVRSKGIEASAGMYSMFIDNRLPASLQRLEFLHELCHLLRHAGSHTLMTEHFTQSQQDESERFILYAAMPYSMISRMALPELREEAVSFLAAEFQVPTELAIQRIDQIQRRVFQGQLLAVMGRNEEHSTNEEINSQHIRYEMRG; via the coding sequence ATGAAATCATACTATCAAATGACTGTACTGGAGAACTGGACGGAGGATTTGTATAAGCGGTTAAGCATTCATAAACCTTCACAAATATCGATTGAGTATATTTCAGAACGGCTGAATGTTTGGGTCCATTTCTTGGATGTGCGAAGTAAGGGGATCGAAGCTTCTGCCGGAATGTACAGTATGTTTATCGATAATCGCCTCCCTGCCAGTCTGCAGCGACTGGAATTTCTCCATGAGCTGTGCCACCTGCTACGCCATGCCGGCAGCCATACGTTAATGACAGAGCACTTTACACAGTCGCAGCAAGATGAGTCTGAACGCTTTATTCTCTATGCGGCAATGCCATACTCCATGATCTCCCGCATGGCATTGCCTGAGCTCCGTGAAGAAGCGGTTAGCTTCCTTGCAGCGGAGTTTCAGGTTCCCACAGAGCTGGCTATCCAGCGCATTGATCAAATTCAAAGACGAGTGTTTCAGGGACAGCTTCTGGCCGTCATGGGAAGGAACGAGGAGCATTCAACCAATGAAGAAATTAATTCACAACATATTCGTTATGAAATGCGGGGATGA
- a CDS encoding M15 family metallopeptidase — translation MLTLEQVWGKSTANLRSIHPVLLAGTNVLIERCYAKGIPIVITQGMRTFAEQNVLYAQGRSKPGNIITNARGGSSYHNYGLAVDFALLLPDGNAVSWDMKRDGDQDKMADWQEVVAEAKLLGFEWGGDWTSFQDYSHLQMTFGLTTDQLRAGKQPTAQQVKEALSRINGGDDEVDKDIKITIALNGLKLTEGVLDNDTTYAPLRVLAEALGAKVTYDAGSKTVNIATK, via the coding sequence ATGCTGACATTGGAGCAGGTCTGGGGCAAATCGACGGCGAATCTTCGTTCAATCCATCCGGTCTTGCTGGCCGGGACGAATGTTTTGATAGAGCGGTGCTATGCCAAGGGTATACCCATTGTCATTACCCAAGGGATGCGGACGTTTGCCGAACAAAATGTGTTGTACGCACAAGGAAGAAGTAAACCGGGAAACATCATCACCAATGCACGGGGAGGCAGCAGCTATCATAATTACGGTCTTGCGGTCGATTTCGCGCTGCTGCTGCCGGACGGAAATGCGGTCTCCTGGGACATGAAACGGGATGGAGACCAAGATAAGATGGCGGACTGGCAGGAAGTTGTGGCCGAGGCCAAACTGCTGGGGTTTGAATGGGGCGGTGACTGGACCTCTTTTCAAGACTATTCTCATCTGCAGATGACCTTTGGACTTACGACCGACCAGCTCCGGGCAGGCAAACAACCTACAGCACAGCAGGTGAAAGAGGCCTTAAGCCGGATTAATGGAGGTGACGACGAGGTGGATAAAGACATTAAAATAACCATAGCTCTCAATGGCCTCAAGCTTACGGAAGGTGTTCTCGATAACGACACTACCTATGCCCCGTTGCGTGTTCTGGCGGAAGCGCTTGGCGCCAAGGTTACTTATGATGCGGGAAGTAAGACCGTGAATATTGCGACGAAATAG
- a CDS encoding GNAT family N-acetyltransferase, protein MSNKTGMSIRLMPKEIAETYIFDTINTDDLNAIAVSMLDAFTDTEDFEGETLEDLHEEIRSVVIDGFGVFIPEASFQIKQNSDIASVILISMYKGSPFVSELFTTKKYMGLGMASSLLNKSINVLWELGYENLVLYVHPRNIGAINLYKKIGFRELE, encoded by the coding sequence ATGAGTAATAAAACTGGAATGAGTATCAGGCTCATGCCCAAAGAAATAGCAGAGACTTATATTTTTGATACAATTAATACCGATGATCTCAACGCCATAGCCGTTTCTATGTTGGATGCATTTACAGATACTGAGGACTTTGAGGGTGAAACATTAGAGGATTTACATGAAGAAATTCGTAGTGTTGTGATAGATGGTTTTGGCGTATTTATCCCTGAGGCTTCATTTCAAATCAAGCAGAACTCCGATATTGCCTCTGTCATACTTATTAGTATGTACAAAGGGAGTCCTTTCGTATCGGAACTATTTACCACCAAAAAATATATGGGTTTAGGTATGGCCAGTAGTCTTTTGAACAAAAGCATAAATGTGTTATGGGAATTGGGATACGAGAACTTAGTGTTATACGTTCATCCTAGAAATATAGGAGCCATTAATCTGTATAAGAAAATCGGATTTAGGGAGTTAGAATAG
- a CDS encoding pirin-like C-terminal cupin domain-containing protein, translated as MSPIHAAGPVIEPGNWAKNDPFLLMMEDEFQKGSFDIHPHRGMETVTYVIAGQIEHYDTHSGEGGVLGPGDVQWMTAGSGVEHNEVPSEGITARSLQLWVNLPREHKMTQPRYQNLKSEAMPIRQEKGATIKVFSGSSKDTVSSTLNYVPVTMVEMLIEPGFTVTQDLPGSYNGFIYVLEGSGTFGHNNMTASQSQVLWLGEGGSGTGEIDITAINPLRLLLYAGEPIKEPVVARGPFVMNTEREITEAFSEYRQGTFLK; from the coding sequence ATGAGTCCGATCCATGCAGCGGGTCCAGTCATTGAACCTGGGAATTGGGCGAAGAACGATCCTTTCCTACTGATGATGGAGGATGAATTCCAAAAGGGTTCCTTTGACATCCATCCCCACCGGGGAATGGAGACCGTTACGTATGTGATCGCAGGGCAGATTGAACATTATGATACGCATAGCGGTGAAGGTGGAGTGCTCGGACCCGGGGATGTGCAATGGATGACGGCAGGAAGCGGGGTTGAGCATAATGAAGTGCCTTCAGAGGGAATTACCGCACGATCCCTTCAATTATGGGTGAACCTGCCTAGAGAGCACAAAATGACCCAGCCGCGCTATCAAAATCTAAAAAGTGAAGCTATGCCCATTCGGCAAGAAAAGGGAGCGACGATTAAGGTTTTTTCCGGCTCGTCCAAGGATACCGTCTCCTCCACCCTAAATTATGTGCCCGTAACGATGGTTGAAATGCTTATAGAACCAGGCTTTACGGTCACGCAGGATTTGCCTGGCAGCTACAATGGTTTCATCTATGTGCTCGAAGGCAGTGGGACATTTGGGCACAATAACATGACAGCTTCGCAAAGCCAAGTCTTGTGGTTAGGAGAAGGCGGTAGTGGAACAGGCGAGATTGACATTACTGCTATCAACCCGCTGCGGCTATTGCTGTATGCTGGTGAACCTATTAAAGAACCGGTAGTCGCCAGAGGCCCGTTCGTGATGAATACGGAAAGAGAGATTACGGAGGCTTTTAGCGAATATCGCCAGGGAACCTTTTTGAAATAA
- a CDS encoding YolD-like family protein: protein MGKKLEGNGLWEGSRMMLPEHKIRIISDERETLRRVQPILDEQKQEEIECTLALSLRSHVRVTVVLFDPFENKLMSGFVTSIHTHSREFKLQWAEEWKWIEVDNVVEAYIV from the coding sequence ATGGGCAAGAAGCTGGAGGGAAATGGACTGTGGGAGGGCAGCCGAATGATGCTGCCGGAGCACAAAATCCGGATTATAAGTGATGAACGGGAAACGCTGCGCCGTGTCCAACCGATTCTGGATGAGCAGAAGCAGGAAGAAATTGAGTGTACGCTCGCCTTATCACTGCGTAGTCATGTTCGGGTGACGGTGGTTCTGTTCGATCCTTTTGAGAATAAGCTGATGAGCGGGTTTGTAACTTCCATCCACACCCACTCGCGCGAGTTTAAGCTGCAGTGGGCGGAGGAATGGAAGTGGATTGAAGTAGATAATGTTGTTGAGGCTTACATCGTCTAG
- a CDS encoding cytidine deaminase yields the protein MHTLITIEDQTLIASAQEIITKRYEWERHHVGAALRTKTGEIFTAVHVEASLGRVTICAEAMVIGKAISEGYKEFDTIVAVRHPDPDSIEREIKVVSPCGMCRELIVDYGQDCKVIVSEAGDLLKVEIAELLPLRYTR from the coding sequence ATGCATACTTTAATTACCATTGAGGATCAGACGCTTATTGCATCTGCGCAAGAGATTATTACCAAACGTTACGAATGGGAAAGACACCACGTAGGCGCGGCGCTTCGCACGAAGACGGGGGAGATATTTACGGCGGTTCATGTGGAGGCCAGTTTAGGGCGGGTAACCATCTGTGCAGAAGCCATGGTGATTGGCAAAGCTATATCCGAAGGCTATAAGGAGTTCGATACTATTGTTGCAGTGAGACACCCGGACCCGGATAGCATTGAAAGGGAAATTAAGGTCGTTTCTCCTTGCGGCATGTGCAGAGAGTTGATTGTTGATTATGGTCAGGACTGTAAGGTTATTGTATCCGAGGCTGGTGATTTGCTAAAAGTTGAAATCGCTGAATTGCTGCCCTTGCGATATACAAGGTAA
- a CDS encoding NucA/NucB deoxyribonuclease domain-containing protein, giving the protein MSLIIVALLALGTYWFGEDGQSTSPATSSDKDIIQLVFPSERYPETAKHIQDAISSGESAICTIDREQAEENRSQSLKNVPTKKGYDRDEWPMAMCQEGGEGADIAYIKPSDNRGAGSWVGNQLENFADGTRVELMFR; this is encoded by the coding sequence ATGAGTCTTATCATCGTCGCACTACTCGCCTTGGGTACTTACTGGTTTGGGGAGGACGGACAATCTACTTCACCTGCAACCTCATCCGATAAGGACATCATCCAGTTGGTCTTTCCATCGGAGCGGTATCCGGAGACAGCGAAGCATATACAAGATGCTATTTCCAGTGGGGAATCTGCCATATGTACCATAGACCGCGAGCAGGCTGAAGAGAACCGGAGCCAATCCTTGAAGAATGTGCCCACCAAAAAAGGCTATGATCGCGACGAATGGCCGATGGCCATGTGTCAAGAAGGCGGCGAAGGCGCCGACATTGCATACATAAAGCCAAGCGATAACCGCGGGGCAGGCAGTTGGGTAGGCAATCAGTTAGAGAATTTTGCTGATGGCACCCGTGTTGAATTGATGTTCAGATAA
- a CDS encoding LLM class flavin-dependent oxidoreductase, with protein MTDLTNNMEIGISTFLEATPDPVTGVVMSHAERLREAVEEIVLADQVGLDVYGIGEHHRADYAGSAPAIVLAAAAAMTTHIRLTSAVTVLSSDDPVRVYQQFSTIDGISNGRAEIMAGRGSFTESFPLFGYSLDDYDELFEENLELLLAIRASEKVTWRGGHRPAIHNLGVYPRSVQSPLPVWIASGGNPESAVRAGTLGLPIAFAIIGGMPENFAPLVALYKEAAVRAGHDPAKLQIATHSHGFVGETTEQAAGLFYPSTAAQMNVIGRERGWGQRYDRAAYDAARSLRGALYVGDAEYVAEKIILLRKNLGVTRFFLHVNVGTMPHREVLRAIELLGTKVAPIVRKELAQNA; from the coding sequence ATGACCGATTTGACAAACAATATGGAAATAGGAATCAGTACTTTTTTGGAAGCTACACCGGACCCGGTTACAGGAGTGGTCATGAGCCATGCCGAGCGCTTGCGTGAGGCCGTTGAGGAGATTGTATTGGCCGACCAAGTGGGCCTGGATGTCTACGGCATTGGGGAGCACCATCGGGCTGATTACGCTGGAAGCGCACCCGCTATAGTATTAGCAGCAGCCGCTGCCATGACCACACATATAAGACTCACTAGTGCTGTTACCGTGCTGTCTTCAGACGATCCGGTTCGTGTGTATCAACAGTTCTCCACCATTGACGGCATTTCGAACGGCCGGGCCGAAATTATGGCGGGCCGCGGTTCGTTCACAGAATCCTTCCCGCTGTTTGGATACAGTCTGGATGATTATGACGAATTGTTCGAAGAGAATCTAGAACTGCTACTGGCCATTAGAGCCTCAGAAAAGGTGACTTGGCGCGGCGGTCATCGTCCAGCAATCCATAACCTGGGTGTCTATCCGCGCTCTGTTCAGAGTCCATTACCGGTGTGGATTGCAAGCGGTGGAAATCCAGAGTCGGCGGTGCGGGCTGGAACGCTGGGCCTTCCGATCGCTTTTGCCATCATTGGCGGAATGCCTGAGAATTTTGCACCTTTAGTCGCCCTTTATAAAGAAGCCGCTGTGCGGGCTGGTCATGATCCGGCCAAGCTGCAGATTGCTACGCATTCGCACGGTTTTGTCGGAGAAACAACCGAGCAGGCTGCCGGCCTATTCTACCCTTCAACAGCGGCTCAAATGAACGTCATCGGACGCGAGCGGGGTTGGGGGCAACGTTACGACCGCGCAGCATATGATGCCGCACGCAGCCTGCGGGGAGCCCTTTACGTCGGCGATGCCGAATATGTCGCGGAGAAGATTATTTTATTGCGTAAAAATCTAGGGGTTACCCGCTTCTTCCTGCATGTAAATGTCGGCACGATGCCGCACCGTGAAGTCCTGCGTGCCATTGAACTACTCGGCACCAAGGTCGCTCCTATCGTGCGCAAGGAGCTTGCTCAGAACGCCTGA
- a CDS encoding YjfB family protein: MDIAALSIAMSQASLAQSVSVRVFDLAKGQAETQGQDMVKLIGKSIDPSLGKVLDISV; encoded by the coding sequence ATGGACATTGCTGCACTATCTATTGCCATGAGCCAAGCATCCTTGGCTCAATCGGTCAGTGTACGGGTATTCGATCTAGCCAAGGGTCAAGCTGAAACACAAGGTCAAGACATGGTCAAATTGATTGGAAAAAGTATTGACCCTAGTCTGGGAAAAGTGCTTGATATTAGTGTTTAA
- a CDS encoding DUF6199 family natural product biosynthesis protein: MFTGILLIIIGLSIIAIGIFARKNPTFGWRMNEAWKIKGGGDAEPSNAYIESIKFSGTLAISIGSFFIIFGILPLL; this comes from the coding sequence ATGTTTACAGGGATTTTATTGATCATTATAGGGCTATCCATAATTGCAATTGGCATTTTTGCTCGTAAAAATCCAACCTTCGGATGGCGTATGAACGAAGCTTGGAAAATAAAAGGCGGAGGTGATGCGGAGCCAAGCAATGCCTATATAGAATCCATTAAATTTTCTGGAACTCTTGCCATATCAATAGGCTCTTTCTTCATTATTTTTGGTATTCTACCTCTTCTTTAA
- a CDS encoding WGxxGxxG family protein, with translation MKKLITSLVCCTVLSMSLMGAGYASNASGTAGMGDGRMNNMGNDTRMMNQEGNIMNGTTGTNRNDTIMNDKVRTGNNNSTVSPLSNDRTTGRYRATSTTTTGTTTNRSSNWGWLGLVGLLGLAGMRSRTREDNK, from the coding sequence TTGAAGAAGCTGATAACAAGCCTTGTCTGTTGCACAGTATTATCGATGAGCCTGATGGGAGCCGGTTACGCATCCAATGCATCCGGGACGGCAGGTATGGGCGATGGTAGAATGAACAATATGGGGAACGATACCCGTATGATGAATCAAGAAGGCAATATAATGAATGGTACGACAGGCACGAACAGAAATGACACCATCATGAACGACAAGGTGCGTACTGGCAATAATAATAGCACAGTGTCACCGCTGTCCAACGATAGGACAACTGGCAGATATCGTGCCACAAGCACAACTACAACGGGTACCACTACCAACCGCAGCTCTAACTGGGGCTGGCTTGGATTGGTTGGGTTGCTAGGTCTAGCTGGAATGAGAAGCAGAACTAGAGAAGACAATAAATAA
- a CDS encoding PH domain-containing protein, whose translation MPYCTACGAEFKQGVKFCGECGASTVENAPAAAPRSRATEGSSHEIVLWEGKPAGISDRLKGIIGLNTTSYKITSQRIMVKTGLIGKNVEEIELLRVRDLSVAQSIMQRMLGIGTLTVFSDDTSSPQLLFRKIRDAQTVKDVLRKAVRDEKIANNISYREQI comes from the coding sequence ATGCCTTATTGCACAGCCTGTGGAGCAGAATTCAAGCAGGGCGTTAAATTTTGTGGAGAATGCGGAGCAAGCACCGTAGAGAATGCTCCAGCAGCAGCCCCCCGCTCAAGAGCTACAGAAGGGTCCAGTCATGAAATTGTACTCTGGGAGGGTAAACCGGCCGGCATCTCCGACCGACTTAAAGGAATCATAGGTCTGAATACAACTAGCTACAAGATAACCAGCCAGAGAATCATGGTAAAGACCGGACTTATCGGCAAAAATGTCGAAGAAATTGAACTGCTGCGGGTACGCGATTTATCCGTTGCTCAATCTATTATGCAGCGCATGCTCGGCATCGGAACCTTGACGGTATTCTCTGACGATACCTCATCGCCTCAGCTTCTTTTCAGAAAAATTCGTGATGCCCAGACGGTTAAGGACGTTCTGCGCAAAGCGGTTCGCGACGAGAAGATCGCCAATAACATCAGCTACCGTGAACAGATTTAA
- a CDS encoding MFS transporter, which yields MKNNKGALIALASIPLIMTLGNSMLLPILPQISRALGITAFQVSMIITVYGLIAILMIPIAGYLSDRFGRKIVILPSLILAAAGGSVCIAAAWFMVGESAYWVILAGRFLQGIGAAGAFPIVLPFVGDLFKEEEEVSKGLGIIETSNTFGKVLSPILGAYLGTLLWYAPFIAIPILCLISFLLVLFLVKKPKKDEQAQPKNLREFLSDIKNILHEKGRWLYAIFAIGGICMFVTFGVLFYLSETLESQYNLHGASKGFVLAIPLALLCLASYGGGKIIGENKTLMKWLGFGGMVLLTGAMIITGFNKGIYSMIGFLCLSGIGIGAALPCMDALITEGIEKENRGTITSLYSSMRFIGVALGPPVVSLLMVRGHWVLFGTMAAVGLVGGLLTLFAVTPDR from the coding sequence ATGAAGAATAACAAAGGAGCTCTGATTGCACTTGCTTCCATTCCGTTAATCATGACGTTAGGGAATTCAATGCTGCTGCCGATTCTGCCGCAAATCTCACGAGCGCTCGGCATTACTGCTTTTCAAGTCAGTATGATCATTACAGTTTACGGCCTCATAGCCATTCTAATGATTCCAATCGCGGGCTACTTATCTGATCGTTTCGGTCGAAAGATAGTCATCTTACCCAGCCTTATCCTTGCTGCTGCCGGTGGGTCAGTCTGCATTGCTGCTGCCTGGTTTATGGTTGGAGAAAGCGCTTATTGGGTTATCTTGGCCGGACGCTTCTTACAGGGGATCGGAGCAGCTGGCGCATTCCCAATCGTTTTGCCCTTTGTAGGCGACTTGTTTAAAGAGGAAGAAGAGGTTAGTAAAGGCTTGGGTATTATTGAGACCTCCAATACCTTTGGTAAAGTGTTAAGTCCGATTTTAGGCGCTTATCTCGGCACTTTGCTATGGTATGCTCCTTTTATAGCTATTCCCATTCTTTGTCTGATTTCATTCCTATTGGTTCTTTTTTTGGTGAAAAAGCCTAAAAAAGATGAACAGGCCCAACCTAAAAACCTGCGTGAGTTCTTATCAGATATAAAAAATATTTTGCACGAAAAAGGACGCTGGCTGTATGCTATTTTCGCAATCGGCGGCATCTGTATGTTTGTTACCTTTGGAGTATTATTCTACTTATCAGAGACACTTGAATCCCAATACAACCTCCATGGTGCTTCAAAGGGCTTTGTCCTGGCCATTCCGCTGGCCCTGCTCTGCCTAGCCTCATATGGAGGAGGTAAGATTATAGGAGAAAACAAAACACTCATGAAGTGGCTAGGCTTTGGTGGGATGGTCTTGCTAACTGGTGCGATGATAATTACCGGCTTTAATAAAGGAATTTATTCCATGATAGGATTCTTATGTTTAAGTGGGATTGGAATTGGGGCTGCATTGCCTTGCATGGACGCACTGATTACTGAGGGAATTGAAAAAGAGAACCGCGGCACAATTACTTCCTTATACAGCAGTATGAGGTTTATCGGGGTAGCCTTGGGCCCTCCAGTAGTCTCGCTACTAATGGTTAGAGGACATTGGGTATTATTCGGCACTATGGCTGCTGTTGGTTTAGTCGGTGGCTTACTAACCTTATTCGCTGTGACACCAGATCGTTGA
- a CDS encoding helix-turn-helix domain-containing protein, translating to MLQDYPEVITVDELLDILLIGRNSAYRLLKSGEIKSIKIGHTYRIPILSVKEYILSNARMDLSKYM from the coding sequence ATGCTGCAAGATTATCCAGAAGTTATTACAGTTGATGAGCTTTTAGATATATTATTAATTGGTAGAAACTCTGCCTATAGGCTACTGAAATCTGGCGAGATCAAGTCTATAAAAATTGGACATACGTACAGAATTCCCATACTAAGTGTAAAAGAATATATTTTAAGCAATGCAAGAATGGACCTATCTAAATACATGTAA
- a CDS encoding site-specific integrase, translating to MKGSLRKRNQYWYIIVETKDESGNRKQKWINTKCDKKSDAEKFLRETLTKMDNNSFVQPQRKLKFTDFILDWLNNVIKSEVEETTWEGYEMIVTKHIIPYFKSKNDILLQELQPIHLQKYYETKYQDDQTTGKKGLSAKTLRRHHANIRSALNFAVRMNLIPFNPADRIVLPKQEKFNASYYTVEQLEKLFEVCLGTLIESAVYLAAHYGLRRSEVLGLKWDCINFEEKTISIKEVRVKYGKEVVVKKPKSESSQRILPLMDDIADYLLQLKKQRKKNKLLYGKDYVDSGLVCCLPDGSPIKTEYLNHKFKDILAKNELPHIRFHDLRHSTASYLIKHGVSLKEIQVWLGHSSLSITANTYTHIDMQTKKDTAQKINDLFSKKAKEAAQ from the coding sequence ATGAAAGGCAGCTTACGTAAACGCAATCAATACTGGTACATCATTGTTGAAACAAAAGACGAGTCCGGGAACCGGAAGCAAAAGTGGATTAATACCAAATGCGATAAGAAATCAGATGCAGAGAAATTCCTGCGAGAAACTCTTACGAAGATGGATAACAACAGCTTCGTTCAGCCACAGCGAAAACTCAAATTTACTGACTTTATACTGGATTGGCTTAATAACGTTATTAAAAGTGAGGTCGAGGAAACTACTTGGGAAGGTTATGAAATGATTGTAACGAAGCATATCATCCCCTACTTCAAGAGTAAAAACGATATATTGCTACAAGAGTTACAACCTATACATCTGCAAAAATACTACGAGACAAAGTATCAAGACGATCAAACGACAGGTAAAAAAGGCTTGTCTGCTAAAACATTACGAAGACACCACGCCAATATCAGGAGCGCATTAAATTTTGCCGTGCGAATGAACTTGATTCCGTTTAATCCCGCAGATCGAATCGTACTTCCAAAGCAGGAGAAGTTCAATGCCAGTTACTACACTGTCGAACAGCTCGAAAAGTTATTTGAAGTATGTTTGGGTACACTGATTGAATCGGCAGTATATCTCGCAGCTCATTATGGACTTCGACGTTCTGAAGTGCTTGGATTGAAGTGGGATTGCATCAATTTCGAAGAAAAGACAATCTCAATTAAAGAGGTTCGCGTGAAGTACGGCAAAGAGGTCGTCGTAAAAAAACCTAAAAGTGAAAGCAGTCAGCGCATTCTGCCTTTGATGGATGATATCGCGGATTACTTATTGCAACTAAAGAAACAACGAAAGAAAAACAAGCTACTGTATGGCAAAGATTACGTCGATAGCGGTCTTGTATGCTGCTTGCCTGATGGCAGTCCCATAAAGACAGAATACTTGAATCATAAATTCAAAGACATACTCGCAAAGAACGAATTGCCGCATATCAGATTCCATGATCTTAGGCACTCGACAGCCAGCTATTTGATTAAACATGGCGTAAGTCTAAAAGAAATTCAGGTATGGCTGGGGCACTCATCACTAAGCATTACAGCGAACACCTATACGCACATCGACATGCAGACTAAAAAAGATACGGCACAAAAGATTAATGATCTATTTTCCAAAAAAGCAAAGGAAGCCGCTCAATGA